One window from the genome of Engraulis encrasicolus isolate BLACKSEA-1 chromosome 16, IST_EnEncr_1.0, whole genome shotgun sequence encodes:
- the LOC134466232 gene encoding uncharacterized protein LOC134466232 isoform X2, producing MEEDGQEKMEPSCCIMSGLRCIVTKISNRMRKRLSKQPPRNDHLASVRNRLRRRLKERQAPDAAESVSESQKATKKVTETNQATDTPEDTHAQVTGAEPLMTSKWVIIQRRKGLEAAKRPASETSLHETQTEEATETIETPKGVTKTIEVPKAFGDIEGQEVMASDLPKMTEEAAPQETRSCWGDIPSTLLEDAEPIDNAEGEQGLIPDDDMDSGSVSSFGSNCSELERILNMEACDLDSLSSSLKHIDMERQFNMYDEPDTMSINSSCSNLSGLDGLFQSRDDLDTLSIDSSCSNLSGLDRLFQSQDDLDTLSNATSFSNLGLEDLFEMEVEVQELNMKNQDEWSPKQDVSNRITFCRALAMFSLCAGAVWLGFTQAYMLGF from the exons atggaggaggatggccaGGAGAAGATGGAGCCATCTTGTTGCATAATGAGCGGCTTGAGATGTATAGTGACCAAAATCAGCAATAGAATGAGGAAAAGGCTTAGCAAACAGCCTCCTAGAAATGACCACCTTGCCAGCGTCCGCAACCGCCTGAGAAGGAGGCTGAAAGAGAGGCAGGCACCGGACGCAGCGGAATCTGTCTCTGAGTCGCAGAAAGCCACCAAGAAAGTCACTGAGACCAAccaggccactgacacccccGAGGACACCCATGCCCAGGTGACGGGAGCGGAGCCGCTTATGACGTCTAAGTGGGTCATAATTCAGCGAAGGAAGGGGCTGGAGGCTGCAAAGAGACCAGCATCAGAGACAAGCCTCCATGAGACCCAGACAGAGGAGGCCACTGAGACCATTGAGACCCCCAAGGGG GTGACCAAGACCATTGAGGTCCCCAAGGCTTTTGGGGACATTGAGGGCCAGGAGGTGATGGCATCTGACCTCCCAAAGATGACTGAGGAAGCAGCCCCACAGGAGACCAGGAGCTGCTGGGGGGACATCCCATCTACCCTTCTGG AGGATGCTGAGCCTATTGATAATGCAGAGGGAGAACAGGGCCTGATCCCAGATGATGATATGGACAGTG GGAGTGTCAGTTCCTTTGGCTCAAACTGCAGTGAACTGGAAAGGATTCTCAACATGGAGGCGTGTGACCTGGACAGTT TGAGCAGTAGTTTGAAGCATATTGACATGGAGAGACAATTCAATATGTACGACGAGCCGGACACCA tgagCATCAATTCCAGCTGCTCAAACCTCAGTGGGCTGGACGGGCTCTTCCAATCAAGAGATGACCTGGACACTC tgagCATCGATTCCAGCTGCTCAAACCTCAGTGGGTTGGACAGGCTCTTCCAATCGCAAGATGACCTGGACACTC TGAGCAATGCTACCAGCTTTTCAAACCTGGGCCTAGAAGATCTATTCGAAATGGAGGTGGAGGTACAAGAGTTGAACATGAAGAACCAGGATGAATGGTCTCCGAAACAGGACGTGTCTAACAGGATCACCTTCTGCCGAGCACTGGCAATGTTCTCCCTCTGTGCTGGTGCAGTGTGGCTGGGCTTTACACAGGCATACATGCTTGGCTTTTAA
- the LOC134466232 gene encoding uncharacterized protein LOC134466232 isoform X1, which produces MEEDGQEKMEPSCCIMSGLRCIVTKISNRMRKRLSKQPPRNDHLASVRNRLRRRLKERQAPDAAESVSESQKATKKVTETNQATDTPEDTHAQVTGAEPLMTSKWVIIQRRKGLEAAKRPASETSLHETQTEEATETIETPKGVTKTIEVPKAFGDIEGQEVMASDLPKMTEEAAPQETRSCWGDIPSTLLAEDAEPIDNAEGEQGLIPDDDMDSGSVSSFGSNCSELERILNMEACDLDSLSSSLKHIDMERQFNMYDEPDTMSINSSCSNLSGLDGLFQSRDDLDTLSIDSSCSNLSGLDRLFQSQDDLDTLSNATSFSNLGLEDLFEMEVEVQELNMKNQDEWSPKQDVSNRITFCRALAMFSLCAGAVWLGFTQAYMLGF; this is translated from the exons atggaggaggatggccaGGAGAAGATGGAGCCATCTTGTTGCATAATGAGCGGCTTGAGATGTATAGTGACCAAAATCAGCAATAGAATGAGGAAAAGGCTTAGCAAACAGCCTCCTAGAAATGACCACCTTGCCAGCGTCCGCAACCGCCTGAGAAGGAGGCTGAAAGAGAGGCAGGCACCGGACGCAGCGGAATCTGTCTCTGAGTCGCAGAAAGCCACCAAGAAAGTCACTGAGACCAAccaggccactgacacccccGAGGACACCCATGCCCAGGTGACGGGAGCGGAGCCGCTTATGACGTCTAAGTGGGTCATAATTCAGCGAAGGAAGGGGCTGGAGGCTGCAAAGAGACCAGCATCAGAGACAAGCCTCCATGAGACCCAGACAGAGGAGGCCACTGAGACCATTGAGACCCCCAAGGGG GTGACCAAGACCATTGAGGTCCCCAAGGCTTTTGGGGACATTGAGGGCCAGGAGGTGATGGCATCTGACCTCCCAAAGATGACTGAGGAAGCAGCCCCACAGGAGACCAGGAGCTGCTGGGGGGACATCCCATCTACCCTTCTGG CAGAGGATGCTGAGCCTATTGATAATGCAGAGGGAGAACAGGGCCTGATCCCAGATGATGATATGGACAGTG GGAGTGTCAGTTCCTTTGGCTCAAACTGCAGTGAACTGGAAAGGATTCTCAACATGGAGGCGTGTGACCTGGACAGTT TGAGCAGTAGTTTGAAGCATATTGACATGGAGAGACAATTCAATATGTACGACGAGCCGGACACCA tgagCATCAATTCCAGCTGCTCAAACCTCAGTGGGCTGGACGGGCTCTTCCAATCAAGAGATGACCTGGACACTC tgagCATCGATTCCAGCTGCTCAAACCTCAGTGGGTTGGACAGGCTCTTCCAATCGCAAGATGACCTGGACACTC TGAGCAATGCTACCAGCTTTTCAAACCTGGGCCTAGAAGATCTATTCGAAATGGAGGTGGAGGTACAAGAGTTGAACATGAAGAACCAGGATGAATGGTCTCCGAAACAGGACGTGTCTAACAGGATCACCTTCTGCCGAGCACTGGCAATGTTCTCCCTCTGTGCTGGTGCAGTGTGGCTGGGCTTTACACAGGCATACATGCTTGGCTTTTAA
- the LOC134466232 gene encoding uncharacterized protein LOC134466232 isoform X3: MEEDGQEKMEPSCCIMSGLRCIVTKISNRMRKRLSKQPPRNDHLASVRNRLRRRLKERQAPDAAESVSESQKATKKVTETNQATDTPEDTHAQVTGAEPLMTSKWVIIQRRKGLEAAKRPASETSLHETQTEEATETIETPKGVTKTIEVPKAFGDIEGQEVMASDLPKMTEEAAPQETRSCWGDIPSTLLAEDAEPIDNAEGEQGLIPDDDMDSGSVSSFGSNCSELERILNMEACDLDSLSSSLKHIDMERQFNMYDEPDTMSINSSCSNLSGLDGLFQSRDDLDTLSNATSFSNLGLEDLFEMEVEVQELNMKNQDEWSPKQDVSNRITFCRALAMFSLCAGAVWLGFTQAYMLGF, translated from the exons atggaggaggatggccaGGAGAAGATGGAGCCATCTTGTTGCATAATGAGCGGCTTGAGATGTATAGTGACCAAAATCAGCAATAGAATGAGGAAAAGGCTTAGCAAACAGCCTCCTAGAAATGACCACCTTGCCAGCGTCCGCAACCGCCTGAGAAGGAGGCTGAAAGAGAGGCAGGCACCGGACGCAGCGGAATCTGTCTCTGAGTCGCAGAAAGCCACCAAGAAAGTCACTGAGACCAAccaggccactgacacccccGAGGACACCCATGCCCAGGTGACGGGAGCGGAGCCGCTTATGACGTCTAAGTGGGTCATAATTCAGCGAAGGAAGGGGCTGGAGGCTGCAAAGAGACCAGCATCAGAGACAAGCCTCCATGAGACCCAGACAGAGGAGGCCACTGAGACCATTGAGACCCCCAAGGGG GTGACCAAGACCATTGAGGTCCCCAAGGCTTTTGGGGACATTGAGGGCCAGGAGGTGATGGCATCTGACCTCCCAAAGATGACTGAGGAAGCAGCCCCACAGGAGACCAGGAGCTGCTGGGGGGACATCCCATCTACCCTTCTGG CAGAGGATGCTGAGCCTATTGATAATGCAGAGGGAGAACAGGGCCTGATCCCAGATGATGATATGGACAGTG GGAGTGTCAGTTCCTTTGGCTCAAACTGCAGTGAACTGGAAAGGATTCTCAACATGGAGGCGTGTGACCTGGACAGTT TGAGCAGTAGTTTGAAGCATATTGACATGGAGAGACAATTCAATATGTACGACGAGCCGGACACCA tgagCATCAATTCCAGCTGCTCAAACCTCAGTGGGCTGGACGGGCTCTTCCAATCAAGAGATGACCTGGACACTC TGAGCAATGCTACCAGCTTTTCAAACCTGGGCCTAGAAGATCTATTCGAAATGGAGGTGGAGGTACAAGAGTTGAACATGAAGAACCAGGATGAATGGTCTCCGAAACAGGACGTGTCTAACAGGATCACCTTCTGCCGAGCACTGGCAATGTTCTCCCTCTGTGCTGGTGCAGTGTGGCTGGGCTTTACACAGGCATACATGCTTGGCTTTTAA